In Henckelia pumila isolate YLH828 unplaced genomic scaffold, ASM3356847v2 CTG_80:::fragment_1, whole genome shotgun sequence, one genomic interval encodes:
- the LOC140873701 gene encoding cytochrome P450 87A3, translated as MFPMVFYVGTLLIIITTTWLYNWKNPRCNGVLPPGSMGWPLLGETLQFFVPNTSFDIPPFVKERMKRYGPIFKTSLVGRPVIVSTDADLNYFIFQQEGKLFQSWYPDTFTEIFGRQNVGSMHGFMYKYLKNMVLNLFGQESLKKMLLEVELASNSNLKSWSGKTMVDIKEGTAQMIFDLTAKKLISYDSGKSSENLRENFVAFIQGLISFPLNIPGTAYNKCLQGRRKAMNVLKNMLQERKERPRKIRTDFFDYVLDELQREDTVLTEAIALDLMFVLLFASFETTSLALTLAVKFLADHPSVLQKLKEEQESIIKRRENPDSRLTWNEYKSMKFTFQFINETVRMANIVPGIFRKTLRETKYKGYTIPSGWAVMVCPPAVHLNPATYNDPLHFNPWRWEGIDTNNASRNFMAFGGGMRFCVGTDFTKVQMAVFLHCLVTNYKFEPIKGGDILRTPGLQFPNGYHVHISEKDA; from the exons ATGTTTCCCATGGTATTCTACGTCGGAACTTTACTGATAATCATCACTACAACCTGGCTTTACAACTGGAAAAATCCCAGGTGTAATGGAGTCCTCCCTCCAGGTTCAATGGGCTGGCCACTCCTTGGGGAGACTCTTCAGTTCTTTGTTCCAAACACGTCATTTGATATCCCTCCTTTTGTGAAGGAGAGAATGAAAAG ATATGGACCTATTTTCAAGACTAGTTTGGTGGGGCGTCCAGTTATTGTCTCCACAGATGCGGATCTTAATTATTTCATTTTTCAACAAGAGGGAAAATTATTTCAAAGCTGGTATCCAGATACTTTTACAGAAATATTTGGTAGACAAAATGTAGGTTCTATGCATGGTTTTATGTACAAGTACCTAAAGAACATGGTGCTGAATCTATTTGGTCAAGAAAGCCTTAAGAAGATGCTTCTGGAGGTCGAACTGGCATCTAATAGCAACTTAAAGAGTTGGTCAGGAAAGACTATGGTTGATATCAAAGAAGGAACAGCACAG ATGATATTTGACCTGACTGCAAAAAAGCTCATTAGTTATGATTCGGGAAAATCTTCCGAAAATTTGAGGGAAAACTTTGTTGCTTTTATACAGGGGCTAATCTCCTTCCCTCTGAACATTCCTGGAACAGCCTACAACAAATGCTTGCAG GGAAGAAGGAAGGCAATGAATGTGCTGAAAAATATGCTTcaagaaagaaaagagaggCCAAGAAAAATCCGAACAGATTTCTTTGATTATGTCTTGGATGAACTTCAACGAGAGGATACAGTACTCACGGAGGCAATTGCTCTGGATTTGATGTTTGTTTTGCTTTTTGCCAGCTTTGAAACTACCTCCCTGGCACTCACTCTTGCAGTTAAATTTCTTGCTGACCATCCATCAGTGTTACAAAAATTGAAG GAAGAACaagaatcaataattaaaaggaGGGAAAATCCAGATTCCAGACTAACATGGAATGAGTATAAATCAATGAAATTCACGTTTCAG TTCATCAATGAAACCGTGAGGATGGCAAATATAGTCCCaggaattttcagaaaaacgcTAAGAGAAACTAAATATAAAG GATATACGATTCCATCTGGTTGGGCTGTTATGGTATGTCCTCCGGCAGTGCACTTGAACCCTGCAACATATAATGATCCCCTTCACTTCAACCCATGGAGATGGGAG GGAATAGACACGAATAACGCATCCCGAAACTTCATGGCCTTTGGAGGTGGTATGAGATTTTGTGTTGGCACAGATTTTACCAAGGTGCAGATGGCTGTCTTTCTCCATTGCTTGGTCACAAACTACAA GTTCGAACCAATCAAAGGAGGAGACATACTTAGAACTCCCGGTCTACAATTTCCAAATGGATACCACGTCCATATCTCTGAAAAAGATGCATAG
- the LOC140873749 gene encoding protein HAPLESS 2 isoform X2 gives MRLLIVTAITIFSLSKYAPATQILSKSTVEKCEKVSESDGLNCSSKIVLDLSVPSESSGREASLVAEIVEAEENSTNHMRTLRVPPVITINKSAAYAVYELTYIQDVAYKPQELYVQTRKCEPDAGSQVVQMCERLHDENGHTIENTQPTCCPCGERRRVPSSCGNFFDKVINGKANTAHCLRFTDDWFHVFGIGKRSVGFSVRIEVKTRSKTSEVIIGPDNRAAISNDNFLRVNLVGDYVGYTSIPSFDDFYLVIPRQGGQGQPQNLGRNFSMWMLLERVRFTLDGLECNKIGVGYEAFNAQPDFCAAPFWSCLHNQLWNFWDADQNRINRNQVPLYRVEGRFERINQHPNAGSHEFSIGITEALNTNILLELRADDIEFVYQRSPGKILGITIPTFEALSQFGTATITTKNIGEVEASYSLTFDCFSGVSQMEEQFFIMKPKEVIIRSFKLYPTTDQAARYACAAILKDSDFKEIDRAECQFTTTATVIENGSQIPFQLPQTSINGFFESIEELWNKLWASLQDFITGKSCRRKCSGFFDFICHIQYICISWMLTFGLFLAIFPTAAVLLWLLHQKGLFDPIYDWWEDHVWDSEDASGNIWKHDRNVDISLIRLKKHHRHEKRHHRHDAQKWRHVPGVHRRSSLTGESDYHYHLHHVHKDKHKHGRHKSSGISWEAHRTRREDGGARHHRRRKKDNHWQELENAQGMG, from the exons ATGAGATTGCTCATCGTAACAGCAATTACCATCTTTTCGCTATCCAAGTATGCGCCCGCTACTCAAATCCTCTCTAAATCAACGGTCGAAAAATGCGAAAAGGTCTCTGAATCGGATGGGCTCAACTGCAGTTCCAAAATTGTTCTCGATTTATCTGTTCCAAGTGAATCG AGTGGAAGAGAAGCATCGTTGGTGGCGGAGATAGTGGAAGCGGAGGAGAATTCAACCAATCACATGCGTACCCTCCGAGTCCCACCAGTGATAACTATTAACAAATCTGCGGCTTATGCAGTATATGAACTGACGTACATACAG GATGTTGCTTACAAGCCTCAAGAGCTATATGTTCAAACACGAAAATGTGAGCCTGATGCTGGGTCACAAGTTGTTCAAATGTGTGAGAG GTTGCACGATGAAAATGGTCATACTATTGAGAATACCCAG CCAACTTGTTGCCCTTGTGGAGAACGGCGCAGGGTTCCATCATCCTGTGGAAACTTTT TTGACAAAGTGATCAATGGAAAAGCGAATACAGCTCATTGCCTTCGATTTACAGATGATTG GTTCCACGTGTTTGGAATTGGAAAGCGTTCAGTTGGTTTCAGTGTTCGAATTGAGGTCAAGACAAGATCAAAGACATCG GAAGTGATTATAGGTCCTGACAATAGGGCAGCTATATCAAATGATAATTTTTTGAGGGTGAACCTTGTTGGAGATTATGTTGGATATACCAGTATTCCATCATTTGATGACTTCTACCTAGTTATCCCTAGACAG GGTGGTCAAGGGCAACCTCAAAATTTGGGGAGAAATTTTTCAATGTGGATGCTTCTTGAAAGAGTCAGGTTTACTCTAGATGGTCTTGAATGTAACAAAATCGGCGTTGGTTATGAGGCTTTCAATGCACAGCCAGACTTTTGTGCTGCACCATTTTGGAGTTGCTTACATAATCAACTGTGGAACTTTTGGGAT GCAGACCAGAATCGAATAAACCGAAATCAGGTTCCACTTTATCGTGTCGAAGGAAGGTTTGAACGGATAAATCAACATCCA AATGCAGGGAGTCATGAATTTTCCATAGGAATTACTGAAGCTCTAAACACaaatattttgttggaattgcgGGCTGACGACATAGAATTTGTCTATCAAAG GAGCCCAGGGAAAATTTTAGGCATCACCATTCCAACCTTCGAAGCTCTCTCTCAATTTGGAACTGCAACAATTACGACCAAAAATATCGGTGAAGTTGAAGCTTCCTACAGCCTCACT TTTGATTGCTTTTCTGGAGTCAGCCAAATGGAG GAGCAATTCTTTATAATGAAGCCTAAAGAAGTCATAATTAGATCATTCAAACTGTACCCGACAACTGATCAAGCTGCAAGATACGCATGCGCAG CCATATTGAAAGATTCTGATTTTAAGGAAATTGATAGAGCGGAGTGTCAATTTACAACTACAGCTACTGTTATCGAAAATGGATCTCAG ATTCCATTCCAGCTTCCACAAACCAGTATAAATGGCTTCTTTGAATCTATCGAGGAGCTGTGGAACAAGCTATGGGCCAGCTTGCAAGATTTCATCACCGGGAAAAGTTGCAG AAGGAAGTGCTCTGGGTTTTTTGACTTCATCTGCCATATACAATATATCTGCATTAGTTGGATGTTGACATTCGGTTTGTTTTTAGCAATCTTTCCAACAG CTGCTGTTTTGCTCTGGCTTTTACACCAGAAAGGACTTTTTGACCCTATATATGACTGGTGGGAGGATCATGTATGGGATTCTGAGGATGCAAGTGGAAACATATGGAAGCATGACAGAAATGTCGACATTTCACTTATCCGTTTGAAGAAACATCACAGGCATGAGAAAAGGCATCACAGGCATGATGCTCAAAAGTGGCGACACGTTCCTGGTGTGCATCGCCGCAGCAGTTTAACAGGGGAAAGTGATTACCATTACCATCTTCACCATGTACACAAGGACAAGCATAAGCATGGAAGACACAAAAGCTCAGGAATATCATGGGAAGCTCACAGGACCAGGAGGGAGGATGGAGGTGCTAGACATCatagaagaagaaagaaagataACCACTGGCAAGAACTGGAAAATGCCCAGGGCATGGGATGA
- the LOC140873749 gene encoding protein HAPLESS 2 isoform X1, with product MRLLIVTAITIFSLSKYAPATQILSKSTVEKCEKVSESDGLNCSSKIVLDLSVPSESSGREASLVAEIVEAEENSTNHMRTLRVPPVITINKSAAYAVYELTYIQDVAYKPQELYVQTRKCEPDAGSQVVQMCERLHDENGHTIENTQPTCCPCGERRRVPSSCGNFFDKVINGKANTAHCLRFTDDWFHVFGIGKRSVGFSVRIEVKTRSKTSVQSFPTRTMTKEVIIGPDNRAAISNDNFLRVNLVGDYVGYTSIPSFDDFYLVIPRQGGQGQPQNLGRNFSMWMLLERVRFTLDGLECNKIGVGYEAFNAQPDFCAAPFWSCLHNQLWNFWDADQNRINRNQVPLYRVEGRFERINQHPNAGSHEFSIGITEALNTNILLELRADDIEFVYQRSPGKILGITIPTFEALSQFGTATITTKNIGEVEASYSLTFDCFSGVSQMEEQFFIMKPKEVIIRSFKLYPTTDQAARYACAAILKDSDFKEIDRAECQFTTTATVIENGSQIPFQLPQTSINGFFESIEELWNKLWASLQDFITGKSCRRKCSGFFDFICHIQYICISWMLTFGLFLAIFPTAAVLLWLLHQKGLFDPIYDWWEDHVWDSEDASGNIWKHDRNVDISLIRLKKHHRHEKRHHRHDAQKWRHVPGVHRRSSLTGESDYHYHLHHVHKDKHKHGRHKSSGISWEAHRTRREDGGARHHRRRKKDNHWQELENAQGMG from the exons ATGAGATTGCTCATCGTAACAGCAATTACCATCTTTTCGCTATCCAAGTATGCGCCCGCTACTCAAATCCTCTCTAAATCAACGGTCGAAAAATGCGAAAAGGTCTCTGAATCGGATGGGCTCAACTGCAGTTCCAAAATTGTTCTCGATTTATCTGTTCCAAGTGAATCG AGTGGAAGAGAAGCATCGTTGGTGGCGGAGATAGTGGAAGCGGAGGAGAATTCAACCAATCACATGCGTACCCTCCGAGTCCCACCAGTGATAACTATTAACAAATCTGCGGCTTATGCAGTATATGAACTGACGTACATACAG GATGTTGCTTACAAGCCTCAAGAGCTATATGTTCAAACACGAAAATGTGAGCCTGATGCTGGGTCACAAGTTGTTCAAATGTGTGAGAG GTTGCACGATGAAAATGGTCATACTATTGAGAATACCCAG CCAACTTGTTGCCCTTGTGGAGAACGGCGCAGGGTTCCATCATCCTGTGGAAACTTTT TTGACAAAGTGATCAATGGAAAAGCGAATACAGCTCATTGCCTTCGATTTACAGATGATTG GTTCCACGTGTTTGGAATTGGAAAGCGTTCAGTTGGTTTCAGTGTTCGAATTGAGGTCAAGACAAGATCAAAGACATCGGTACAATCCTTTCCAACCAGAACTATGACTAAG GAAGTGATTATAGGTCCTGACAATAGGGCAGCTATATCAAATGATAATTTTTTGAGGGTGAACCTTGTTGGAGATTATGTTGGATATACCAGTATTCCATCATTTGATGACTTCTACCTAGTTATCCCTAGACAG GGTGGTCAAGGGCAACCTCAAAATTTGGGGAGAAATTTTTCAATGTGGATGCTTCTTGAAAGAGTCAGGTTTACTCTAGATGGTCTTGAATGTAACAAAATCGGCGTTGGTTATGAGGCTTTCAATGCACAGCCAGACTTTTGTGCTGCACCATTTTGGAGTTGCTTACATAATCAACTGTGGAACTTTTGGGAT GCAGACCAGAATCGAATAAACCGAAATCAGGTTCCACTTTATCGTGTCGAAGGAAGGTTTGAACGGATAAATCAACATCCA AATGCAGGGAGTCATGAATTTTCCATAGGAATTACTGAAGCTCTAAACACaaatattttgttggaattgcgGGCTGACGACATAGAATTTGTCTATCAAAG GAGCCCAGGGAAAATTTTAGGCATCACCATTCCAACCTTCGAAGCTCTCTCTCAATTTGGAACTGCAACAATTACGACCAAAAATATCGGTGAAGTTGAAGCTTCCTACAGCCTCACT TTTGATTGCTTTTCTGGAGTCAGCCAAATGGAG GAGCAATTCTTTATAATGAAGCCTAAAGAAGTCATAATTAGATCATTCAAACTGTACCCGACAACTGATCAAGCTGCAAGATACGCATGCGCAG CCATATTGAAAGATTCTGATTTTAAGGAAATTGATAGAGCGGAGTGTCAATTTACAACTACAGCTACTGTTATCGAAAATGGATCTCAG ATTCCATTCCAGCTTCCACAAACCAGTATAAATGGCTTCTTTGAATCTATCGAGGAGCTGTGGAACAAGCTATGGGCCAGCTTGCAAGATTTCATCACCGGGAAAAGTTGCAG AAGGAAGTGCTCTGGGTTTTTTGACTTCATCTGCCATATACAATATATCTGCATTAGTTGGATGTTGACATTCGGTTTGTTTTTAGCAATCTTTCCAACAG CTGCTGTTTTGCTCTGGCTTTTACACCAGAAAGGACTTTTTGACCCTATATATGACTGGTGGGAGGATCATGTATGGGATTCTGAGGATGCAAGTGGAAACATATGGAAGCATGACAGAAATGTCGACATTTCACTTATCCGTTTGAAGAAACATCACAGGCATGAGAAAAGGCATCACAGGCATGATGCTCAAAAGTGGCGACACGTTCCTGGTGTGCATCGCCGCAGCAGTTTAACAGGGGAAAGTGATTACCATTACCATCTTCACCATGTACACAAGGACAAGCATAAGCATGGAAGACACAAAAGCTCAGGAATATCATGGGAAGCTCACAGGACCAGGAGGGAGGATGGAGGTGCTAGACATCatagaagaagaaagaaagataACCACTGGCAAGAACTGGAAAATGCCCAGGGCATGGGATGA